In Nymphaea colorata isolate Beijing-Zhang1983 chromosome 10, ASM883128v2, whole genome shotgun sequence, the genomic stretch CAATCTCCCGTGCTAGTGGCCGGATACTTTGAATGTAAAGTTCTTATTAAACAGGGTAGGCATTGCAAAAGAGTTTGTCCTGTATATACTTGTCCAAACACTCATTGAAGCAATAAATCTGAGCCTTTTCATCAGAGAACTTCAATATATTTGGTGAGACTGTGTGTCTCTTGCTCGAGAAATATTGGTATTAATGTTGCAACCGGTTTTGTTCAGCGGCTAGATTCTACTACAGACTTCGTCTTTGTTTAATTAGAAGCAAGAATTTTAGGTTCCCTGCATTGAAGATGTCTTCAACCACTAAAGATCTGAGTTCgtgatattttttcttgttttactgaatttcctcttctcttcttttggtGTTGTTTGCAGACTTCATTCTTCATTTCATTCATGTTGTTAAAGAGTTCcagttttcttttgaattttaggTGGCATTTCGGACCAAGGTTTTTCATCCAAATATTAACAGCAATGGGAGCATTTGCCTTGATATCCTGAAAGAACAGTGGAGTCCTGCTTTAACTATTTCAAAGGtctattttatgttttctctgTAGCCTGCTTGTGAACATAATTTATGTTGCTTCTGAACTGTATATGCAGATTTACCAGCCAATCATGTGGTCGTACATGGGAAAACCTAAACACATGTGCATCTGCTAAAATCTACTTCATATCATTTGTCGATAGAGGATAACTTATTCATTGATGTATTTTGTTGCTCTTTATATGTTTAACTCTATCCATCTAATTTGTTCTTTTCCAAAACACTTCTCTCCCCTGCACTGCTTGGCACTTGCAACTTACAAGGGCACTTTCCATGTTATGCTGTTAACATGGGAAGACATGTTCCCACGTTTTAAGTTTTAACGTGGGGGGCATTCTGGTAAATTTTACAGGGCGAGGTTTTTCTAGATTCTGCTTTTGCTCTTATAGGGGGAGGGGATCTTCCATTTAATTAGCAGGGGTATTTTGGTTATTCCAGCCACAACACATGGTCTCTTGTTAGGCTCCATAACGTATAACCTGCTTCCGTGCTCCTGCAACTTATATGACATTTCACTTAGTTTATGATGTTTTCTTACTGTTTTTCTGCCTCCCTAATCTTGCTTTACACATTTTGTTTGTTCCACCTCCATGCAAGCTCATTTCATTTGGTTACAAATATCTGCTCGTGAAAGATGCCAAACTGGAGAATTTTCAAGTCTTGTTTCCTGTATTGTGGAGCCCTCCTCTCATTATTTTCTCCCCGTGTCTTCCTAAAAAGTTCTATTAGTTACATGTTGCTAGTTCCTGCTTTTTTATCCTGTGTTGTCTATTGTGGTTTCTTCCACCGTCGGAAGCTTTGCCTGTCTCTGCTTACTGATATCTCATTCCAAAATTTTTCCAAGCTGCAGGCTTCATAGTTTTGTTCCTTCTGTCTTCGTGCAGCCTTCATATTTCTCCAGTGTGTGTGTTCCAGTATTTAAAATGGGAAAACATGTTTCTGTGCGGTAACCCCTGTATTCTTGTTGCAAACAGTTCAGCCAACACATTATGAGTCTTTGCTTaataaagaaacaataaaattcaTGGTCTATATTACAATGGAATTAGGAATGCAGATTGGTTATAACAAAAACGAAGAAAAATGATTGAAGATCGTGGAGGTTTGGTGATATGATTCTCGTTAGCTGTTTCTACTCTACATATTCCACAGGATGATGGAAGTCGTAACGTTGAAAGTGATTTCTGTTCAGACAGTATTTTTGCGATATTATCAATGGCCATTTTGTTTTAGTACTGAATGACATTCTATTTGGCAGGTTCTACTTTCCATATGCTCGTTGCTTACAGATCCCAACCCAGATGATCCGCTTGTGCCTGAGATTGCTCATATGTACAAAACTGATCGGGGCAAGTATGAATCCACTGCTCGGAGCTGGACACAGAAGTACGCCATGGGCTGATAGGCTTTCCTTTGTAGACGAGCAAAAAACTTGGTTGGTCTCGAACATTGAAAGCCAAACCCTTGGTTTCCTTGTGCAATTCTGGTCCTCTAAACTGCAAAGGGGGAGAGAATTGCATTATCTGGATGATATgttgcttctttgttttctgGGGTGCATGTCTCTGTTATGAATCTGTCTCCACGGTGTTTCCAGTCATTGCATTAGGTGCTGTACATTTTGTTAACAAAGAGGCCAACGGATGCATGGCTTATTGCATCTGAATCCTGAAAGTAGCTCTTAGGGGCATCATGGCAGATTTCCTTCTGTTTCCTGGTAGATCAGGTGTCAGCGGGCAAGGCCTTAGCTCAGATTTCAGTTCATCGTAGCATTAGAAGTCGTGTTTCCAGTGAATATAAGTATATCCAAGATAGAATTGCTGTATTTCTTCATTGCCAGGTCCAAAAAAGTTGACCATGATTGACAAGTGACCCGTTAGCGGCTGTGTATCCCTTGCTGTGAGGCCCAAGTAATAGAACTTGTAAGACTTTCTCACTGAGGCAATAAGGGGGTTGAGAGTTCTTCAGCGAAAGAGAATTGGAACAGGGCATGGTAAACATGCACTTGTTGGGTTGGTGTCCTACGGTCA encodes the following:
- the LOC116262547 gene encoding ubiquitin-conjugating enzyme E2 28-like, with product MASKRILKELKDLQKDPPTSCSAGPVAEDMFHWQATIMGPPDSPYAGGVFLVTIHFPPDYPFKPPKVAFRTKVFHPNINSNGSICLDILKEQWSPALTISKVLLSICSLLTDPNPDDPLVPEIAHMYKTDRGKYESTARSWTQKYAMG